Proteins from a genomic interval of Stenotrophomonas sp. WZN-1:
- a CDS encoding barstar family protein: MTVLLQIEGAAINDITSLYAEINRVFMAGETWQLGPSLDALDDLLHGGYGALAGRAQATLIWRDIAHSRTALGVETTRQWLQAKLDTPGSFNTQAIARQLQALQQGEAPTYFEIVMEIFRGHRQITLIPA; the protein is encoded by the coding sequence ATGACCGTTCTCCTACAGATTGAAGGCGCCGCCATCAATGACATCACCAGCCTGTACGCGGAGATCAACCGCGTGTTCATGGCCGGCGAAACATGGCAGCTCGGACCCAGCCTGGACGCGCTGGACGACCTGCTGCATGGCGGCTATGGCGCGTTGGCCGGCCGGGCCCAGGCCACGCTGATCTGGCGCGACATCGCCCACAGCCGCACGGCCCTGGGCGTGGAGACCACCCGCCAGTGGCTGCAGGCCAAGCTGGACACACCGGGCAGCTTCAATACACAGGCCATTGCCCGCCAGCTGCAGGCCCTGCAACAGGGCGAAGCCCCGACCTACTTCGAGATCGTCATGGAGATCTTCCGCGGCCACCGGCAGATCACCCTGATCCCGGCCTGA
- the mutS gene encoding DNA mismatch repair protein MutS, with amino-acid sequence MSKDKSAEHTPLMKQFFAAKSDYPDLLLFFRMGDFYELFYDDARKAARLLDITLTQRGSSGGAPIPMAGVPVHAYEGYLARLVALGESVAICEQIGDPALAKGLVERKVVRIVTPGTVTDEALLDERRDTLLMALSRTKQGYGLAWADLAGGRFLVNEVETDDALEAELARLEPAELLVPDEENWPEFLRQRTGVRRRAPWLFDADSGRRQLLSFFKLHDLSGFGIDDKPRATAAAGALLGYVEETQKQRLPHLTSIAMETAGEAIAMNAATRRHLELDTRVDGDTRNTLLGVLDSTVTPMGGRLLRRWLHRPLRLREVLVQRHHAVETLIDRGSDADIREQFRRLGDLERILTRVALRSARPRDFSTLRDGLGLLPAVRDVLAPLDSPRLQALHAALGEHDECAQLLASAIAEMPPLKLSDGGVLADGFDEELDELRRLSTHADQFLVDLELRERESSGIPTLKVGYNRVHGYYIEISKGQSDRAPVHYTRRQTLTNAERYITEELKAFEDKVLSARDRSLSREKYLYEQLLDTLGGQLEPLKQCAAALSELDVLAAFAERAQALDWARPELQAEPCLKIERGRHPVVEAVREQPFEPNDLDLHPDRRMLVITGPNMGGKSTYMRQNALIVLLAHIGSFVPASRALIGPIDRILTRIGAGDDLARGQSTFMVEMAETSYILHHATAHSLVLMDEIGRGTSTYDGLALADAVARHLAYQNRCYTLFATHYFELTALADEQHEGGRSGIANVHLDAVEHGEALVFMHAVKDGPANRSFGLQVAALAGLPRATVAQARRRLAELEQRGGESHAAELAPQALDAPQQFGLFAAPSNKAQEALAAIDPDELTPKQALEALYRLKALL; translated from the coding sequence ATGTCCAAAGACAAGTCCGCCGAACACACCCCGCTGATGAAGCAGTTCTTCGCAGCCAAGTCCGACTATCCGGACCTGCTGCTGTTCTTCCGCATGGGCGACTTCTACGAGCTGTTCTACGACGATGCGCGCAAGGCCGCGCGCCTGCTCGACATCACCCTGACCCAGCGCGGCAGCTCCGGCGGCGCGCCGATTCCGATGGCCGGCGTGCCGGTGCACGCCTATGAAGGCTATCTGGCACGGCTGGTGGCGCTGGGCGAATCGGTGGCGATCTGCGAACAGATCGGTGACCCGGCGCTGGCCAAGGGCCTGGTCGAACGCAAGGTGGTGCGCATCGTCACCCCCGGCACCGTCACCGACGAAGCGTTGCTGGACGAGCGCCGCGACACCCTGCTGATGGCCCTGTCGCGCACGAAGCAGGGCTACGGCCTGGCCTGGGCCGACCTGGCCGGTGGCCGCTTCCTGGTCAACGAAGTCGAGACTGACGACGCGCTGGAAGCCGAGCTGGCCCGACTGGAACCGGCCGAGCTGCTGGTGCCCGACGAAGAGAACTGGCCGGAGTTCCTGCGCCAGCGCACCGGCGTGCGCCGCCGTGCGCCGTGGCTGTTCGACGCCGACAGCGGCCGCCGCCAGCTGCTGAGCTTCTTCAAGCTGCATGACCTGAGCGGCTTCGGCATCGACGACAAGCCGCGCGCGACCGCTGCCGCCGGTGCCCTGCTCGGCTACGTCGAGGAAACCCAGAAGCAGCGCCTGCCGCACCTGACCTCGATCGCGATGGAAACCGCAGGCGAAGCGATCGCGATGAACGCGGCCACCCGCCGCCACCTGGAACTGGATACGCGCGTCGACGGCGATACCCGCAATACCCTGCTGGGCGTGCTCGACAGCACGGTGACGCCGATGGGCGGGCGCCTGCTGCGGCGCTGGCTGCACCGCCCGTTGCGCCTGCGCGAGGTGCTGGTACAACGCCACCATGCGGTGGAAACCCTGATCGACCGTGGCAGCGACGCCGATATCCGCGAGCAGTTCCGCCGCCTCGGTGACCTGGAACGCATCCTCACCCGTGTCGCGCTGCGTTCGGCGCGACCACGCGATTTCTCCACCCTGCGCGATGGCCTGGGCCTGCTGCCGGCGGTGCGCGACGTGCTGGCGCCGCTGGATTCGCCGCGCCTGCAGGCCCTGCATGCCGCGCTGGGCGAACACGATGAGTGCGCGCAGCTGCTGGCCAGCGCCATCGCCGAAATGCCGCCGCTGAAGCTGAGCGATGGCGGCGTGCTGGCCGACGGCTTCGATGAAGAGCTGGACGAGCTGCGCCGCCTGTCCACCCATGCCGACCAGTTCCTGGTCGACCTGGAACTGCGCGAGCGCGAGAGCAGCGGCATTCCCACCCTGAAGGTGGGCTACAACCGCGTGCACGGTTACTACATCGAAATCAGCAAGGGCCAGTCCGACCGCGCACCGGTGCACTACACCCGCCGCCAGACGCTGACCAATGCCGAGCGCTACATCACCGAAGAACTGAAGGCGTTCGAGGACAAGGTGCTGTCCGCGCGCGACCGCTCGCTGTCGCGCGAGAAGTACCTGTACGAGCAGCTGCTGGATACCCTTGGCGGGCAGCTGGAGCCGCTGAAGCAGTGCGCCGCCGCACTGAGCGAACTGGATGTGCTGGCGGCCTTCGCCGAACGCGCGCAGGCGCTGGACTGGGCGCGCCCGGAGCTGCAGGCCGAGCCGTGCCTGAAGATCGAGCGGGGCCGCCATCCGGTGGTCGAGGCGGTGCGCGAGCAGCCGTTCGAACCGAACGACCTGGACCTGCATCCGGACCGTCGCATGCTGGTCATCACCGGCCCGAACATGGGCGGTAAATCAACCTACATGCGGCAGAACGCGCTGATCGTGCTGCTGGCCCACATCGGCAGCTTCGTGCCGGCCAGCCGTGCGCTGATCGGGCCGATCGACCGCATCCTCACCCGCATCGGCGCCGGCGATGACCTCGCCCGTGGGCAGTCGACCTTCATGGTCGAGATGGCCGAGACCAGCTACATCCTGCACCACGCCACCGCGCATTCGCTGGTGCTGATGGACGAGATCGGACGCGGCACCTCCACCTACGATGGCCTGGCGCTGGCCGATGCGGTGGCCCGCCATCTCGCCTACCAGAACCGCTGCTACACGCTGTTCGCCACCCATTACTTCGAGCTGACCGCGCTGGCCGACGAGCAGCACGAGGGCGGCCGCAGCGGCATCGCCAACGTGCACCTGGATGCGGTCGAGCACGGCGAAGCGCTGGTGTTCATGCACGCAGTGAAGGACGGCCCCGCCAACCGCAGCTTCGGCCTGCAGGTGGCCGCACTGGCCGGCCTGCCGCGCGCCACCGTGGCGCAGGCGCGTCGTCGCCTGGCCGAGCTGGAGCAACGTGGCGGTGAAAGCCATGCCGCCGAACTGGCGCCGCAGGCGCTGGATGCGCCACAGCAGTTCGGGCTGTTCGCAGCACCGTCGAACAAGGCCCAGGAAGCGCTGGCCGCCATCGACCCGGACGAGCTGACCCCGAAGCAGGCGCTGGAAGCCCTGTACCGGTTGAAGGCGCTGCTGTAA
- a CDS encoding ShlB/FhaC/HecB family hemolysin secretion/activation protein yields MTFSVAAQQAGDPAAQELLRQQERERVLREQQEQRPDVRLERDAPKDGEHLPAREQPCVRIDRIVLEGDDSQRFGWALAAADPVDDPATGRCLGTEGINVVMKRVQNAIIARGYVTTRVLSAPQDLNQGTLTLSVVPGRFREAVFSDLQGRPPAIANALPIRSGGLLNLRDIEQGLENLQRVPTVSADIKIAPAGGEGAAPGQSDLQIDWKQRSPVRASVTLDDAGSRGTGKLQANATLSLDNPLGLNELFYVSAGRGVFNGRGKDTNSWTAHYDVPYGYWLFGATASAYDYSQNVVGAYESYDYSGRSGNAEARVDRLLLRNAKTKLGIYGRGWQRTSKNYIDDTEIEVQRRRTSGWELGLTHKQFIGAATLDATLAYRRGTGAFHALRSPEERAQQWDPTLPLEGTSRMKLITADAQFSVPFQLGTQRLRYTAAWRAQWNRTPLSPQDRFAIGGRYTVRGFDGESSLSGERGWSLRNDLSLGIGGGQEFYVAADYGRIGGPSAQWQSGRELAGMALGLRGGWQQLSWDGFVGSALHKPSNFPTDYTTFGFSLAWRY; encoded by the coding sequence ATGACCTTCAGTGTGGCCGCCCAGCAGGCCGGTGATCCAGCCGCGCAGGAACTGCTGCGGCAACAGGAACGCGAACGCGTGCTGCGCGAGCAGCAGGAGCAACGCCCTGACGTCCGCCTGGAGCGGGATGCGCCGAAGGACGGCGAGCACCTGCCGGCGCGGGAGCAGCCCTGCGTGCGCATTGACCGCATCGTGCTGGAAGGCGACGACAGCCAGCGCTTCGGCTGGGCACTGGCCGCGGCCGACCCGGTGGATGATCCGGCCACCGGCCGTTGCCTGGGGACCGAAGGCATCAACGTGGTGATGAAACGCGTGCAGAACGCGATCATCGCCCGTGGCTATGTCACCACGCGGGTGCTGTCGGCACCGCAGGACCTCAACCAGGGCACGCTGACGCTGTCGGTGGTGCCGGGCCGGTTCCGCGAGGCCGTGTTCTCCGATCTGCAGGGCCGGCCTCCGGCCATTGCCAATGCGCTGCCGATCCGCAGCGGCGGCCTGCTCAACCTGCGTGACATCGAGCAGGGGCTGGAGAACCTGCAGCGCGTGCCCACGGTCAGCGCCGACATCAAGATCGCGCCGGCCGGCGGTGAGGGTGCGGCGCCGGGCCAGAGCGACCTGCAGATCGACTGGAAGCAGCGCTCACCGGTACGCGCCAGCGTCACCCTGGACGATGCCGGCAGCCGCGGAACCGGCAAGCTGCAAGCCAACGCGACGCTGTCGCTGGACAATCCGCTGGGCCTGAACGAGCTGTTCTACGTCAGCGCCGGCCGTGGCGTGTTCAATGGCCGGGGAAAGGACACCAACAGCTGGACCGCGCACTACGACGTGCCCTACGGCTACTGGCTGTTCGGCGCCACCGCCAGCGCCTACGACTACAGCCAGAACGTGGTGGGCGCGTACGAAAGCTATGACTACAGCGGCCGCAGCGGCAACGCCGAGGCACGCGTGGATCGCCTGCTGCTGCGCAACGCCAAGACCAAGCTGGGCATCTACGGCCGCGGTTGGCAGCGCACGTCGAAGAACTACATCGACGATACCGAGATCGAGGTGCAGCGTCGCCGTACCTCGGGCTGGGAGCTCGGCCTGACCCACAAGCAGTTCATCGGCGCGGCCACGCTTGACGCCACGCTGGCATACCGGCGCGGCACCGGCGCCTTCCACGCCCTGCGCTCGCCGGAAGAGAGGGCGCAGCAGTGGGACCCGACGCTGCCGCTGGAAGGCACCTCGCGGATGAAGCTGATCACCGCCGACGCGCAGTTCAGTGTGCCGTTCCAGCTGGGCACGCAGCGCCTGCGCTACACCGCCGCATGGCGCGCGCAGTGGAACCGCACGCCGCTCTCGCCACAGGACCGCTTCGCCATCGGTGGCCGCTATACCGTGCGCGGCTTCGATGGCGAAAGCTCGCTCAGCGGCGAGCGTGGCTGGTCGCTGCGCAATGATCTGTCGCTGGGCATCGGCGGCGGCCAGGAGTTCTACGTCGCCGCCGACTACGGCCGCATCGGCGGGCCTTCGGCGCAATGGCAATCCGGCCGGGAACTGGCCGGCATGGCGTTGGGCCTGCGCGGCGGCTGGCAGCAGCTTTCCTGGGATGGCTTCGTGGGCTCGGCCCTGCACAAGCCCTCCAACTTCCCGACTGACTACACCACCTTCGGCTTCAGCCTGGCGTGGCGCTACTGA